In a single window of the Nicotiana tomentosiformis chromosome 10, ASM39032v3, whole genome shotgun sequence genome:
- the LOC138899992 gene encoding uncharacterized protein has protein sequence MTEVEKRLQIIEAKNLSQQHGSKHAELSQQHGSKHADLGGDVGKHLKTQNLQTNTILHTAAGTSTSAIRKGKHTNTNMNAMFNKPYTPKSQNPLTPSPQTTSYRESLNQEKQTYDYITNSYIQNIHKIQTFLNLNPRSKTIQNPKTDYITQPLQGYNRLIAQPGTNANLVKTCYNYGLLSTVYTQTGQEIATIPELYSAFTTYKRITKGDLFYIKFYVAPAEILYNEIKPIIQVIKLGLTREMIIPENVQIQPEIPKPDIPAFYSNKRIIGLSTILSELVNNYVEEKPIWGYQSREHTMIYTHSKNLRENDMEEIRRWIKTLIQPEEAPITRAIRGEFISQNLMTRYCKQISPIYSEHICSKCQGEKNIVPEIKFEEEEN, from the coding sequence ATGACGGAAGTAGAAAAGAGGTTGCAGATTATAGAAGCAAAAAACCTAAGCCAGCAGCATGGCTCAAAACATGCGGAACTAAGCCAGCAGCATGGCTCAAAACATGCGGACCTAGGAGGTGACGTTGGGAAACACCTAAAAACCCAAAACCTACAAACTAACACTATTTTACATACAGCTGCAGGTACATCAACATCAgcaataagaaaaggaaaacatacaaatacaaatatgaacgCCATGTTCAACAAGCCATATaccccaaaatcccaaaatccttTGACACCATCACCACAAACAACTAGCTATAGAGAAAGCTTAAACCAGGAAAAACAAACCTACGATTATATTACCAACAGCTATATACAAAATATCCACAAGATTCAAACCTTTTTAAACCTAAATCCGAgatcaaaaacaatccaaaacccAAAAACAGACTATATAACACAACCATTACAAGGATACAACCGACTGATTGCCCAACCAGGGACGAATGCAAATTTAGTTAAAACATGTTACAATTACGGACTATTAAGTACAGTGTACACACAAACCGGACAAGAAATAGCTACAATACCAGAGCTATATAGTGCCTTTACTACCTACAAGAGAATCACCAAAGGAGAcctattttatataaaattttatgtaGCACCAGCAGAGATACTCTATAACGAGATAAAACCAATAATCCAAGTTATTAAATTAGGACTAACTAGAGAAATGATTATCCCAGAAAATGTACAAATACAACCAGAAATACCCAAACCTGATATACCAGCATTCTACTCAAACAAAAGAATTATAGGACTATCAACCATTCTAAGTGAACTAGTCAACAATTATGTagaagaaaaacctatttgggGATACCAATCCCGAGAACACACGATGATCTACACCCATTCAAAAAACCTAAGGGAAAACGACATGGAAGAGATACGGAGATGGATTAAAACATTAATCCAACCAGAAGAAGCACCCATTACAAGAGCTATTAGAGgagaatttatttctcaaaacttAATGACAAGATACTGCAAACAAATTAGTCCAATCTACTCAGAGCACATATGTTCGAAATGTCAAGGAGAGAAAAACATAGTTCCAGAAATcaaatttgaagaagaagaaaactaa
- the LOC138899994 gene encoding uncharacterized protein, with protein MTEVEKRLQIIEAKNLSQQHGSKHAELSQQHGSKHADLGGDVGKHLKIQNLQTNTILHTAAGTSTSAIRKGKHTNTNMNAMFNKPYTPKSQNPLTPSPQTTSYRESLNQEKQTYDYITNSYIQNIHKIQTFLNLNPRSKTIQNPKTDYITQPLQGYNRLIAQPGTNANLVKTCYNYGLLSTVYTQTGQEIATIPELYSAFTTYKRITKGDLFYIKFYVAPAEILYNEIKPIIQVIKLGLTREMIIPENVQIQPEIPKPDIPAFYSNKRIIGLSTILSELVNNYVEEKPIWGYQSREHTMIYTHSKNLRENDMEEIRRWIKTLIQPEEAPITRAIRGEFISQNLMTRYCKQISPIYSEHICSKCQGEKNIVPEIKFEEEEN; from the coding sequence ATGACGGAAGTAGAAAAGAGGTTGCAGATTATAGAAGCAAAAAACCTAAGCCAGCAGCATGGCTCAAAACATGCGGAACTAAGCCAGCAGCATGGCTCAAAACATGCGGACCTAGGAGGTGACGTTGGGAAACACCTAAAAATCCAAAACCTACAAACTAACACTATTTTACATACAGCTGCAGGTACATCAACATCAgcaataagaaaaggaaaacatacaaatacaaatatgaacgCCATGTTCAACAAGCCATATaccccaaaatcccaaaatccttTGACACCATCACCACAAACAACTAGCTATAGAGAAAGCTTAAACCAGGAAAAACAAACCTACGATTATATTACCAACAGCTATATACAAAATATCCACAAGATTCAAACCTTTTTAAACCTAAATCCGAgatcaaaaacaatccaaaacccAAAAACAGACTATATAACACAACCATTACAAGGATACAACCGACTGATTGCCCAACCAGGGACGAATGCAAATTTAGTTAAAACATGTTACAATTACGGACTATTAAGTACAGTGTACACACAAACCGGACAAGAAATAGCTACAATACCAGAGCTATATAGTGCCTTTACTACCTACAAGAGAATCACCAAAGGAGAcctattttatataaaattttatgtaGCACCAGCAGAGATACTCTATAACGAGATAAAACCAATAATCCAAGTTATTAAATTAGGACTAACTAGAGAAATGATTATCCCAGAAAATGTACAAATACAACCAGAAATACCCAAACCTGATATACCAGCATTCTACTCAAACAAAAGAATTATAGGACTATCAACCATTCTAAGTGAACTAGTCAACAATTATGTagaagaaaaacctatttgggGATACCAATCCCGAGAACACACGATGATCTACACCCATTCAAAAAACCTAAGGGAAAACGACATGGAAGAGATACGGAGATGGATTAAAACATTAATCCAACCAGAAGAAGCACCCATTACAAGAGCTATTAGAGgagaatttatttctcaaaacttAATGACAAGATACTGCAAACAAATTAGTCCAATCTACTCAGAGCACATATGTTCGAAATGTCAAGGAGAGAAAAACATAGTTCCAGAAATcaaatttgaagaagaagaaaactaa